Below is a genomic region from Methanobrevibacter ruminantium.
TTCCAATTTCACTTATAACTCCAAATATAGCGTGAAATTCTGGGATAAAAAGCTAAATCCTTTAAAGAACACATATGTGACAATTGTATTTGGAGGAAAAAGCTATAAGTTAAAGACAGATGCTAATGGAATAGTGAAGATTAGCAATCATCTAAAGCCAGGGTCATATACTGTAAAGGTCAAGAATCCGAAGACTTCTGAAGTTAAGACCCAAAAGATTAAGGTTTTGGCAAGAATTGATCAAAACAAGAATATGACCATGTATTATGGTGCAGGCAAACACTATAAGGTTAGGGTCTTGGACAATTATGGAAGAATTGCCAAAAAAGTTCCAGTTAAATTCACACTAAATGGCAAGACATATTATAAAAAGACTAACAGCAAAGGAATTGCAAGCCTTAAGATTAGTTTGAAACCTAAAACCTATACTGTTTCAGCAACTTATAAAGGATTTACAGTTAAGAATAGAATAAAGGTCATTCCTCTCATTACAAAAAACATTTCCAGAAATAAAGCTAAAACAATTAAATTCACTGCCAAATTGGTTAATTCCAAAGGTAAAATCCTAAGGAATAAGATCATTACATTCAAATTAGGGGCTATCAAATATAAAAGAAAGACAAATTCTAAAGGAATAGCTACTGTAAGTCTTAAAAACTTGAAAAAAGGCAAATATTACATTTATTCAACTTATGGAAAATTGACTGTTAAAAATACAATTAAAATTATATAGATAAAAATTTAATATTAAATTGGGTGAAAAATTGTTAAAGAAAAAATTTAATGGAATCATTATCTTATCAATAATCCTATCATTATTGGTCATCATTCCTGCCAGCTTTGCTGCAGACAATGTGGCTTCAATAGATGACACTATTATGATTGATGATTCAATTGATGATGTTTTGATTAGTGATAGTGCAGATAGTGATCTGATTGCTGGTGAAGGCGAGGATATCCCTGAGGAAGAGCCGAAAATGGATATATACTTTAATTCCAATGCTCTAGATGATAATGGAAACGGTTCCATTGATAATCCATATAAGACATTCTCAGATGATAGGATAATGGAAAACTCCATTTTACACTTTGCTAGCGGTATTTACGATTACACTCCTTATTCAACTAATATGTTTAATGTTTCCATTTATGGGCAGGATTCATCCAATACAATCATCAACGGAATTGATGGTTATCATAGGTTTGATTTCTATGAGAATTTTAATATTGAAAACATTAGTTTTGTCAATATCCAGTTTATGGGTATGGGTAGCCTTTTAAATGCTTCAAATGTTAATTTCTACAACACCACTGCTTTAGAGCTGGATAACTCTGGAACCTCATGTGGTGGAGCAATCTATTGCTTTGGAAATGATAATGCGGTTATTTTAAACAATTGCAGCTTCTATAATAATTATGCTCTCTATGGTGGAGCTATTTTCTCCAATGGAGGCAATGTAAGCATTAGCAATTGTAATTTTATAAATAACACTGGAAGATATTATGGTGGAGCCATTTATCAGCTTTATGGTAATTTAAGCCTCACTTCATCTGCTTTTGATAAGAACAATGCGAATGATGGTGGAGCAGTATTCATATTCAGCAAAAATGGATTCTTGATTGAAAGCAACAACTTCACCAATAAAATTGCAAATAACTCTGCAGGTGCAGTTTACACTTTCTATAATCAGAATTATACAATATTTAACAATTTTTATCAAAACAACTCTGCAAGAGAATACAATGACACATATGAAAAATCTGATTTCATCATTATTGCAGATAATTATACTTTCTATAGGGCTGTTTTGAATGATGATGATATAGACACTCTTCCAAGCTATTATAATTTGGCAGATTACGGTTTAGTCGGTACAGTTAAAAACCAGGGTTCTGGTGGAAATTGTTGGGCATTTGCTACTATGGCTAGCTTGGAATCTGCAGTACTTAAAGCAATTTATGATATGAATAGATCTGGTTTGATTTATAATTATAGCGAATATGAGGATATATTAGAATTATTGAACAGTGGAGAAAATTTAACTGATTTAATGGACTTTTCAGAAGAGAACATGAAAAACTTAGCAGCATTATATTCCCCTTATGGTTGGAATATGGCAACAAACTCTGGAGGATATGATGATACAGGTGTAGGTTATCTTATTAGTTGGCTTGGTCCAATTTATGAAGTTGATGATATATATTCTCCAAGGAGTATTTTATCTCCGGTTTTAAATAGTTTTATGCATGTTCAAAATGTAGTATACCTAAAAAGGGATGATTATACAGATAATGATATGATTAAGCAAGCTATTATGGATTACGGGGCTGTTTTCACTTCAGTAAGAATGAAAGATGAAAATCGTAATCCCCTTTATGTAAATAGTCCTGAAATTGGTTATTATCTTTATTATAATGGTACTAATAGAACTTGTGACCATGCAGTAAGCATTGTTGGATGGGACGATAATATAGAAATACCTGGTGCTCCTGATAAGGGTGCTTGGATAGTGAAAAACAGTTGGGGGGACTGGGGAAAGAATCACGGTTATTTCTATGTTTCATATTATGATGTATGTTGTCCAAAAATTGGTTTGACTGATGCATGTTTTGCAATTGTCTTGAATGACAGTATAAAATATGATAAGAATTACCAATACGACATTGCTAAAACCGATTATTTCTTTAATACAACAGATACTGTATGGTATAAAAATATTTTCACAGCTACTGATAATGAATATCTATCTGCAGTTTCCACTTATTTTGAAAAGCCAAGCAATTGGGAATTGTCAGTTTATGTAAATGATGCTTTAAAATCCACTAAATCTGGATTTTCCAATCCTGGCTATTGGACAATTGACCTTTTCGAACATGTTCCGCTTAATGTGGGGGACATTTTTGAAGTTGTCTTTAAGATAAATGTAACTGGAGATGCAGGATTCCCAATTTCTGAAAAGGTAAGCTTAAACAATGAATTCTATAAAGAAGCTATTTCATTCGTCAGTTATGATGGTGTAAATTGGGAAGATCTCTATGATTTAGAATGGAATGGTTATGAAAAACATAATTATAGTTCACAAGTGGCTTGCATTAAGGCCTTCACTGTTTTTGATGTGATTAACACTACCACTTCCTTAAATTTTGTTTATGATATAGAAAATTCTTTAAATGCTTTAGAAGATTATGAATCTAAAACTGTAAATATAATCTCTTATGTATTAAATCAGTATGGAAATCCGGTCAACTGTGGAAAAGTGATATTCAATATATCTGGCGAGTTTGTATCAGTAAATGTTTCAAATGGAGTAGCAAAACTCACTCGTGAATTTAATAAAGGAATTTATCAAGTATCTGCAGATTTTTCAGCTTGTGGTTATGCTTCCTCATCTGATAGTTCAAATATAAACATTAAACTAAATCTTAATATGACTGCAGAAATTTCAATTGATTTAGATACTGCAATAGTGAACATTAATCTTACAAAACCAATCAATGATACAGTATACATAATTTTGGATAATGAAAGTTATAATGTATCATCAATTAATGGTAGTGCATCTATTAATTTAACAAATAGGACTCTTGGCTTAAACAATATCAGAATTCTTCTTGACGATTCCATTTATGAATGTAATGAAGTGGTTGATAGCTTTACAATTGAGCCTAAAGGCACAAATATCATTTGCTCAGATTTAGAAACTGTTTATAATAGCGCTTATGAGTATAAGGTTAGATTGACTGATTCGGATGGAAATCCTATAAGTGGAAGAGAGATTATCTATACTTTAAACAATATCACTGATACTCTTGTAACTGATGAAAACGGTGAAGCTTCTGTCTACATTAATTTGAATACTGGAGTTTTTGCTTTTGAAATAAGATATGCTGGAGAGAAAGTTTATCTAAGCTCATCCAATTCATCTCTCATCAATGTAAAATCAAGCATTAATCTTCCTTCCAGCAATTACACTTACGGATCAAAATATATCGTAAGCCTATTGGATAAGAATTCCAATCCTTTAGCTAATCAGACTGTAACAATTGTCTTTGCAGGCAAAACTTACAATTTAAATACAGATAGCAATGGAAGAATCATCATAAACAACACACTTAAACCTGGAACTTACAAGGTTACAATTAAGAATCCTGTCACATTAGAGGAGAAAAACCAAACTATCAAAGTTCTCAAGAGAATTACTGAAAATAAGAATTTGGTAA
It encodes:
- a CDS encoding C1 family peptidase — encoded protein: MLKKKFNGIIILSIILSLLVIIPASFAADNVASIDDTIMIDDSIDDVLISDSADSDLIAGEGEDIPEEEPKMDIYFNSNALDDNGNGSIDNPYKTFSDDRIMENSILHFASGIYDYTPYSTNMFNVSIYGQDSSNTIINGIDGYHRFDFYENFNIENISFVNIQFMGMGSLLNASNVNFYNTTALELDNSGTSCGGAIYCFGNDNAVILNNCSFYNNYALYGGAIFSNGGNVSISNCNFINNTGRYYGGAIYQLYGNLSLTSSAFDKNNANDGGAVFIFSKNGFLIESNNFTNKIANNSAGAVYTFYNQNYTIFNNFYQNNSAREYNDTYEKSDFIIIADNYTFYRAVLNDDDIDTLPSYYNLADYGLVGTVKNQGSGGNCWAFATMASLESAVLKAIYDMNRSGLIYNYSEYEDILELLNSGENLTDLMDFSEENMKNLAALYSPYGWNMATNSGGYDDTGVGYLISWLGPIYEVDDIYSPRSILSPVLNSFMHVQNVVYLKRDDYTDNDMIKQAIMDYGAVFTSVRMKDENRNPLYVNSPEIGYYLYYNGTNRTCDHAVSIVGWDDNIEIPGAPDKGAWIVKNSWGDWGKNHGYFYVSYYDVCCPKIGLTDACFAIVLNDSIKYDKNYQYDIAKTDYFFNTTDTVWYKNIFTATDNEYLSAVSTYFEKPSNWELSVYVNDALKSTKSGFSNPGYWTIDLFEHVPLNVGDIFEVVFKINVTGDAGFPISEKVSLNNEFYKEAISFVSYDGVNWEDLYDLEWNGYEKHNYSSQVACIKAFTVFDVINTTTSLNFVYDIENSLNALEDYESKTVNIISYVLNQYGNPVNCGKVIFNISGEFVSVNVSNGVAKLTREFNKGIYQVSADFSACGYASSSDSSNINIKLNLNMTAEISIDLDTAIVNINLTKPINDTVYIILDNESYNVSSINGSASINLTNRTLGLNNIRILLDDSIYECNEVVDSFTIEPKGTNIICSDLETVYNSAYEYKVRLTDSDGNPISGREIIYTLNNITDTLVTDENGEASVYINLNTGVFAFEIRYAGEKVYLSSSNSSLINVKSSINLPSSNYTYGSKYIVSLLDKNSNPLANQTVTIVFAGKTYNLNTDSNGRIIINNTLKPGTYKVTIKNPVTLEEKNQTIKVLKRITENKNLVMYYGAGSSYKVRVYDDYGRIAKNVTVKFTINGKTYSRRTNSNGYAYLKISLKPKKYAISASYKGFVVKNNVTVKSTVITKNITKKKAKTIKFTAKLVNSKGKILKYKYIKFKFKSKIYKRKTNSKGIATLSLKNLKRGKYTIYSTYGKLTIKNTIRIK